In a single window of the Helicobacter felis ATCC 49179 genome:
- a CDS encoding zinc ribbon domain-containing protein, which produces MLVTRVLYAKYLNLGKLEQLKLQAKRLGVLRSAIWQEYGALKGLGKTDREIRNLWVSQRRDFKVSANAWKETLRDCFSDIKLYKEAAKSSVHKAIFNHYPTDKERKEAFIKLKKDTWIEDSFLHRLMRKAFKHGKNKVYNQIIVRSDDYSVFGLNSQAWLSIPSLIKNKRVKIPLNTTMDYAPTGTLRLIIRNGVLENLILKNNLGRKKLNRRDSQQKSMVKTKIYTACHQVVNKAKIIVCEDLTYKFSKKSQSKTINRRLNTWVKGIIASALKCVSECRGSTLHLVNPAYTSQSDSFSGGLLLGQRKGDYFYRENGEVVQADYNAARNILARYFDTEISRFMSYEKVKAILLRRTDSYRLATASSKTLVAKESK; this is translated from the coding sequence ATGTTAGTAACTAGAGTGCTTTATGCTAAATATCTCAACTTAGGGAAGCTAGAACAGCTTAAACTCCAAGCTAAAAGATTAGGAGTTTTGCGTTCTGCTATCTGGCAAGAATACGGTGCACTCAAAGGTTTAGGCAAAACGGATAGAGAAATCAGGAATTTATGGGTTTCTCAAAGACGAGATTTTAAAGTTTCTGCTAATGCTTGGAAAGAGACTTTACGGGATTGTTTTAGCGATATTAAACTTTATAAAGAAGCGGCTAAAAGTAGTGTCCATAAAGCTATCTTTAACCATTATCCAACAGACAAAGAAAGAAAAGAAGCTTTTATTAAACTTAAAAAAGATACTTGGATAGAGGATTCTTTTCTGCACCGATTAATGCGTAAGGCTTTTAAGCACGGTAAGAATAAGGTCTATAACCAAATCATTGTCCGCAGTGATGATTATTCTGTCTTTGGGCTAAACTCTCAAGCATGGTTATCTATTCCTTCCTTGATTAAAAATAAGCGGGTTAAAATTCCTCTAAATACTACAATGGACTATGCCCCTACAGGAACACTAAGACTTATTATTAGAAATGGTGTTTTAGAAAACCTAATTCTAAAGAATAATCTAGGTAGAAAGAAACTTAACCGGCGTGATTCTCAACAGAAGTCTATGGTAAAAACTAAAATCTACACAGCTTGTCATCAGGTTGTCAATAAGGCTAAGATTATTGTTTGTGAGGACTTGACTTATAAGTTTTCTAAAAAATCTCAATCTAAAACCATTAATAGGAGGTTAAATACTTGGGTTAAAGGCATCATTGCTAGTGCTTTAAAATGCGTTTCTGAGTGTAGAGGTTCTACACTGCATTTAGTCAATCCCGCATACACTTCGCAAAGCGACAGCTTTAGTGGTGGCTTGTTATTAGGTCAACGCAAGGGCGATTACTTTTATCGGGAGAACGGGGAAGTGGTGCAGGCAGACTATAATGCTGCTAGAAACATCTTAGCTAGATACTTTGATACAGAAATCTCTAGGTTTATGTCTTATGAGAAAGTCAAAGCTATCTTGTTAAGACGGACTGATAGCTACCGCTTGGCTACTGCGTCAAGCAAGACTCTAGTTGCAAAGGAATCTAAATGA
- a CDS encoding phage portal protein family protein, with translation MLKLSTPHFIPPQLSYEMIKNALNSERFEEIVKVGRYFLRFDPQVSAEVHKRRILLARLPLVLECEDARAQEAFKNIQKHGWHSFLYNATEALFYGCAYFIKGYAKGGLDYQPISAQYLNYDAKTPQRRVFVYSEGQQVFLEERSDVLKVGNMDLYNSVCYRVLSIAALKFLAMQKYMTYLENLSIPPLVLKSEGFEDDKELEKLLDNLEDLRASSVGIFNKEDTLELLNGNVDRGVFLDFLRYCDECISKVVSGQVLSSNAVSKGTQALGVVHENMTRYMLEFDAKILLEGINDALKEALGLYFENVPPFELILDTNTEIDEEYQARVYKALYEMGLEVDLGALQKAFNVPLRRTERPVNASLAPNAQIHTQGWISEQIKQIQEAFKSPETLDFLTDTFAMPAQ, from the coding sequence ATGTTAAAGCTTTCCACCCCCCATTTTATCCCCCCACAGCTTAGCTATGAGATGATCAAAAACGCCCTAAACTCAGAGCGTTTTGAGGAGATTGTCAAGGTGGGGCGTTATTTTCTGCGCTTTGACCCCCAAGTGAGCGCGGAAGTGCACAAAAGGCGTATTTTGCTCGCGCGCTTGCCTTTAGTGCTAGAGTGTGAAGATGCGCGCGCACAAGAGGCCTTTAAAAATATCCAAAAACACGGCTGGCATAGCTTTCTTTACAACGCCACCGAAGCGCTTTTTTATGGCTGTGCGTATTTTATCAAGGGCTATGCTAAAGGGGGGCTAGATTATCAGCCCATCAGCGCGCAATATCTCAACTACGATGCTAAAACGCCGCAGAGGCGCGTTTTTGTGTATTCTGAGGGGCAACAGGTGTTCTTAGAGGAGCGTAGTGATGTGCTCAAAGTGGGTAACATGGACCTTTATAACTCTGTGTGCTATCGCGTGCTCTCCATTGCCGCGCTCAAATTCTTAGCCATGCAAAAATACATGACTTATTTGGAGAATTTGAGCATCCCCCCGCTTGTGCTCAAAAGTGAAGGCTTTGAGGATGATAAAGAATTAGAAAAGCTCTTAGATAATTTAGAGGACTTGCGCGCAAGTTCTGTGGGCATCTTCAATAAAGAAGACACTTTAGAGCTTTTAAATGGGAATGTGGATCGGGGCGTCTTCTTGGATTTCTTGCGTTATTGTGATGAATGCATTAGCAAAGTGGTGAGCGGGCAGGTGTTAAGTTCTAATGCCGTGTCTAAGGGCACGCAGGCTTTAGGCGTGGTGCATGAGAACATGACACGCTACATGCTCGAATTTGACGCTAAGATTTTGCTAGAGGGCATCAATGATGCGCTCAAAGAGGCCTTAGGGCTGTATTTTGAAAATGTGCCCCCCTTTGAGCTGATTTTAGACACCAATACTGAAATCGATGAAGAGTACCAAGCGCGCGTCTATAAAGCCCTTTATGAGATGGGCCTTGAGGTGGATTTAGGGGCCCTACAAAAGGCCTTCAATGTGCCTTTAAGGCGCACTGAACGCCCTGTAAATGCCTCTTTAGCCCCCAATGCGCAAATCCATACGCAAGGCTGGATTTCAGAGCAAATTAAGCAAATCCAAGAGGCTTTTAAGTCCCCTGAAACCCTAGACTTTTTAACCGACACTTTCGCAATGCCAGCACAATAA
- the terL gene encoding phage terminase large subunit: protein MNESFEDLKQYLKSLKSAFNADPKRKSAALKHFGVFAQTYFSHHLEKGDHSHFRESIYNHIKTYLDDSKICIFKAYRGAYKTTLLARMLTIWLFARNERHYMIYIGNKKEDTEETIEWLKIELTENALLRQDFQIQKGYSWRKGELAIDFEGVHKKIKSYSIEENIRGLNFLGKRPDLIICDDMENGQRIQSKKYREDIYKQFESAILKLPARKGDYNILVVGTTLHEECLLLRLEQRWNAKSYSFPLVLDFGPHIDGLSAQNIHNYDLSKVILDDPSLDKKEVLMEFLGNKNAFLAEFQNTPTNAKDAILGDFELYTQLPPQIDAIYMGIDPALGKAKGDFFAIALVHYSKAQRRYFARVHAYKEKPDKMINIVLNTYAHALSLSPYVKIGIEVVAFQAFFKDQLKKRAQELGLHFFRPIELKNTTHKEIRIDSLAPLLSERVLLIDAYSHELIAELQSYPKSAHDDCLDALEFAMRIARHKNILDYVHVRKSLAKRRFKTLHKIMLQ from the coding sequence ATGAATGAAAGTTTTGAGGATTTAAAGCAGTATTTAAAGAGCCTTAAAAGCGCGTTTAATGCCGACCCTAAACGCAAGAGCGCGGCTTTAAAACACTTTGGCGTGTTTGCTCAAACCTATTTTTCCCACCATTTAGAAAAGGGCGATCATAGCCACTTTCGCGAAAGCATTTACAACCATATCAAAACCTACCTAGATGATTCCAAAATCTGCATCTTTAAAGCCTACCGCGGGGCGTATAAAACCACGCTTTTAGCGCGCATGCTCACCATTTGGCTTTTTGCGCGCAATGAACGCCACTATATGATTTACATTGGCAATAAAAAAGAGGACACCGAGGAGACCATCGAGTGGCTTAAAATCGAGCTGACAGAAAACGCGCTTTTAAGGCAAGACTTTCAGATTCAAAAGGGTTATTCGTGGCGTAAGGGGGAGTTGGCTATTGATTTTGAGGGCGTGCACAAGAAAATTAAGAGTTATTCTATTGAGGAGAATATCCGCGGGCTCAACTTCTTGGGCAAACGCCCCGATCTAATCATCTGTGATGACATGGAAAATGGGCAAAGAATCCAATCTAAGAAGTACCGCGAGGATATCTATAAACAATTTGAAAGCGCGATTTTAAAACTCCCCGCACGCAAGGGGGATTATAATATTTTAGTGGTGGGCACGACTTTACATGAAGAATGCTTATTATTGCGTTTGGAACAACGCTGGAATGCCAAATCTTATAGCTTCCCGCTGGTGCTAGACTTTGGCCCTCATATTGATGGGCTCAGCGCGCAAAATATCCACAATTACGATCTTTCCAAAGTCATCCTAGATGACCCTAGTTTGGATAAAAAAGAAGTTTTGATGGAGTTTTTAGGCAATAAAAACGCCTTTTTGGCCGAGTTTCAAAACACTCCTACCAACGCCAAAGACGCCATTTTGGGCGATTTTGAGCTCTACACACAATTACCCCCTCAAATTGATGCCATTTACATGGGCATTGACCCGGCTTTGGGCAAGGCTAAGGGAGATTTTTTTGCTATCGCGCTGGTGCATTACAGCAAGGCCCAAAGACGCTACTTTGCGCGCGTGCACGCCTACAAAGAAAAGCCCGACAAGATGATTAACATTGTGTTAAACACCTACGCGCACGCCCTAAGTTTGAGCCCCTATGTGAAAATTGGCATCGAAGTAGTGGCCTTTCAAGCCTTTTTTAAAGACCAGCTTAAAAAACGCGCCCAAGAATTAGGCCTACATTTTTTTAGACCCATAGAGTTAAAAAACACCACGCACAAAGAAATCCGCATCGATAGCTTAGCCCCCCTGCTCTCTGAGCGCGTTTTGCTCATCGATGCCTACAGCCATGAACTCATCGCTGAATTGCAAAGCTACCCTAAAAGCGCGCATGACGACTGCTTAGATGCCCTAGAGTTTGCCATGCGCATTGCGCGCCATAAAAACATATTAGATTATGTCCATGTGCGCAAATCTTTAGCCAAACGGCGTTTTAAAACTCTCCATAAAATTATGTTACAATGA
- a CDS encoding RNA-guided endonuclease InsQ/TnpB family protein: MLKAIKFRIYPSVEQKTLIHKHFGCARVIYNYFLAYRQKQYALGIKENYFSMQKVLTTLKKQESYAYLSECNSQSLQMALRQLTTAFDKFFSKLADYPRFKSKKHSKQSFCVPQHLRVDLGNNQVKLPKFKEAIKAKFHRHLPTNSIVKQGFISCVADKYYLSVSYEDNKPEPKPTTIRKAVGLDMGLESLVIASNGVFYPYKKFFQNLQTKLTKAQRRLSKKLKGSSNRKKQAKKVAQIHASIRNSREDYLHKISSEITNQYDLIAVETLKVRNLVKNHKLAKSIANASWSRLISLLEYKAGWKGKTLIKIDQYFPSSQICCTCGSNTGKKPLRIRNFVCPCCQTHHHRDLNASINIRNYALGMLDERHAIKVDKTRVGITRSYACGDSANGAVTKYGYILDTASYGSLKQEAHPSLAGG, translated from the coding sequence TTGCTTAAAGCAATAAAGTTTAGAATTTATCCTAGTGTTGAGCAAAAAACCTTGATACACAAGCATTTTGGTTGTGCTAGAGTGATCTATAATTACTTTTTAGCATACCGCCAAAAGCAATACGCACTAGGCATTAAAGAAAATTACTTCAGCATGCAAAAGGTGCTTACTACTCTCAAAAAACAAGAGTCTTATGCTTATCTAAGTGAATGCAATTCGCAAAGCTTGCAAATGGCACTCAGGCAACTAACTACAGCTTTTGATAAATTCTTTTCCAAGTTAGCAGATTATCCTAGATTCAAATCTAAAAAGCATTCTAAGCAGTCTTTCTGTGTCCCGCAACACTTAAGAGTGGATTTAGGAAACAACCAAGTCAAGCTACCCAAATTCAAAGAAGCTATTAAAGCCAAGTTTCATAGGCATTTGCCTACAAACTCTATCGTCAAACAGGGGTTTATCTCTTGTGTAGCAGATAAATACTATCTCTCTGTCAGTTATGAGGACAATAAGCCTGAACCTAAACCCACAACTATCAGAAAAGCTGTGGGTTTAGATATGGGTTTAGAGTCTTTAGTCATCGCCAGTAATGGCGTGTTCTACCCATATAAAAAGTTTTTCCAGAATCTACAAACCAAACTCACTAAAGCGCAAAGGAGATTGTCTAAAAAACTCAAAGGTTCTAGTAATAGAAAAAAACAAGCAAAGAAAGTGGCACAAATCCACGCTTCTATCAGGAACAGCAGAGAGGACTACTTACATAAAATCAGTAGCGAGATAACCAATCAATACGATTTGATCGCAGTAGAAACCTTGAAAGTTAGGAATTTAGTCAAAAACCATAAATTAGCTAAGAGCATTGCCAATGCCAGCTGGTCTAGGCTCATTAGTCTATTAGAATATAAGGCTGGTTGGAAGGGTAAAACCCTTATCAAAATTGACCAATACTTTCCTAGCTCTCAAATCTGCTGCACTTGTGGGAGCAACACAGGTAAGAAGCCACTGCGCATTAGAAATTTTGTCTGCCCTTGTTGTCAAACACACCACCACAGAGACCTAAACGCCAGTATCAATATTAGAAATTATGCTTTGGGTATGCTAGATGAACGACACGCTATCAAGGTAGATAAAACTAGGGTAGGGATAACCCGAAGTTACGCTTGTGGAGATTCCGCTAACGGGGCTGTAACCAAGTATGGCTACATACTAGATACGGCTAGTTATGGATCGTTGAAACAAGAAGCCCACCCGTCTTTAGCGGGTGGGTGA
- a CDS encoding phage virion morphogenesis protein, producing the protein MIDLSTILTEVKLAIENHTEHAFRVQKDPVSGASWSPLKPASLKVKRPNMRAKILQNTRAMRSGVHVQIEGNKVVTQIDQSNAEKYAPFHQLGTSKMPQRRFLPFGDQGVPSEALQRDIQEILTTGRGGEDLKRQIQEMLRGS; encoded by the coding sequence ATGATTGATTTAAGCACGATTTTAACCGAAGTCAAGCTAGCCATAGAGAACCACACAGAGCACGCCTTTAGAGTGCAAAAAGACCCAGTAAGTGGGGCGTCTTGGTCCCCTCTAAAACCAGCCAGCCTCAAAGTCAAACGCCCTAACATGCGCGCTAAAATCCTGCAAAACACCCGCGCGATGCGCTCAGGGGTGCATGTCCAAATAGAGGGCAACAAGGTTGTAACCCAAATAGATCAAAGCAATGCTGAAAAATACGCCCCCTTCCACCAACTAGGCACTTCTAAAATGCCTCAAAGGCGTTTTTTGCCCTTTGGTGATCAAGGCGTGCCCTCTGAGGCGCTACAAAGGGATATCCAAGAGATTTTAACCACAGGCAGGGGGGGTGAGGATTTAAAACGCCAAATTCAAGAAATGTTAAGAGGCTCTTAA
- a CDS encoding phage head morphogenesis protein has translation MPYLESIAALMARKPALIKDPAKFKFEDHLRAFALAGVGSIDTIIDFQNALEKAIAHKQTLHDFIKANPNLAKEFSKKRLERIFSYNKVYSHTRARMLDYENTPPIAESEDGDGWYYLFESELDSAARHKAYHGVCLPRKHEFWKTHTPPLDWGCRCRLSMHSKEGLKRYNRLNDTRYQISTSPPPSVRSAKEKNAFESDVYKFLHNFFNAKLQRYAGNKEAVARLANVVRVCEAKKLRFKKLLELSKSPEQMIDFATLKPEVMQVVGAHSPLVRLSARTLTTHLEKHPETDLFDYYLAQDILQEPMAIFKDKQGSSAPGALNNYLIGVKFGRWYRLSIGVEQGENRFRSLVHGSKVRLIKKLMGAKQLIYKSKDFTLE, from the coding sequence ATGCCCTATTTAGAATCTATCGCCGCGCTGATGGCGCGCAAACCTGCTTTAATTAAAGACCCGGCTAAATTCAAGTTTGAGGACCATTTAAGGGCATTTGCCTTAGCAGGAGTAGGGAGTATAGATACCATTATTGATTTTCAAAACGCCTTAGAAAAGGCCATTGCTCATAAACAAACTCTTCATGACTTCATCAAGGCTAATCCCAATCTTGCCAAAGAGTTCAGCAAAAAACGCCTAGAGCGCATTTTTAGTTATAACAAAGTCTATAGCCACACGCGTGCGCGCATGTTAGACTATGAGAACACGCCCCCCATTGCAGAGAGTGAAGATGGCGATGGGTGGTACTACCTCTTTGAGAGTGAGCTAGATAGTGCGGCACGTCATAAGGCTTATCATGGCGTGTGCTTGCCCCGCAAGCATGAGTTTTGGAAAACCCACACCCCCCCGCTTGATTGGGGCTGTAGATGCCGCCTTTCTATGCACTCTAAGGAGGGGTTAAAGCGTTATAACCGCCTCAATGACACACGCTACCAAATTTCTACAAGTCCCCCCCCTAGCGTGCGCTCTGCTAAGGAGAAAAACGCGTTTGAGAGTGATGTCTATAAGTTCTTGCACAACTTCTTTAACGCCAAATTGCAAAGATACGCGGGCAATAAAGAAGCTGTAGCGCGTTTGGCCAATGTAGTGCGTGTATGTGAAGCTAAAAAACTCCGGTTTAAAAAGCTCTTGGAGCTCTCTAAGAGCCCCGAACAGATGATAGACTTTGCCACCCTCAAGCCTGAGGTTATGCAGGTGGTGGGGGCGCATAGTCCCTTAGTGCGTCTTAGCGCGCGCACGCTCACCACACACCTAGAAAAACACCCTGAAACCGATCTATTTGACTACTATCTAGCGCAAGACATTTTACAAGAGCCTATGGCGATTTTTAAAGACAAGCAGGGAAGCAGCGCGCCGGGGGCTCTTAATAATTATCTAATCGGTGTTAAGTTCGGGCGGTGGTACCGGCTATCTATTGGAGTTGAACAAGGAGAAAACCGGTTTAGAAGTTTAGTACATGGCTCAAAAGTCAGACTGATTAAAAAATTAATGGGGGCAAAACAACTAATCTACAAAAGCAAAGACTTCACGCTAGAGTAA
- a CDS encoding IS607 family transposase, producing the protein MNNLLSIGQASKVLGVSIQTLRNWEKKGLLKPDNYTKGGERRYKLESLKNINKNIVFHNDNRKTIAYARVSSADQKEDLIRQVQVLELYCSKLGFNYEVIQDLGSGMNYYKKGLTKLLNLILESQVKRLVLTHKDRLLRFGAELVFAICEAKEVEVIVINQGDENVRFEEELAKDVLEIITVFSARLYGARSKKNKQLLEQMQAVVENNVTTDPQD; encoded by the coding sequence ATGAATAATTTGCTATCCATAGGTCAAGCAAGTAAGGTTTTAGGTGTCAGTATCCAAACTTTGAGAAATTGGGAGAAAAAAGGCTTACTAAAACCCGACAACTATACAAAAGGCGGGGAGCGTAGATACAAGCTAGAGAGCCTTAAAAATATCAACAAAAATATTGTTTTTCATAACGATAACCGCAAGACCATCGCCTATGCCCGTGTTTCTAGTGCCGACCAAAAAGAGGATTTAATCCGCCAAGTGCAGGTTTTAGAGCTTTATTGTTCTAAACTGGGCTTTAATTACGAAGTGATCCAAGACTTAGGCTCAGGTATGAATTATTATAAAAAGGGCTTAACTAAACTTCTTAACCTTATCCTAGAGAGCCAAGTAAAAAGGCTTGTTTTGACCCATAAAGACCGCTTGTTACGCTTTGGCGCGGAGCTAGTGTTTGCTATCTGTGAGGCTAAAGAAGTGGAAGTTATTGTTATTAATCAAGGCGATGAGAATGTCCGCTTCGAGGAGGAGTTAGCTAAAGATGTGCTAGAAATCATTACCGTATTCTCCGCTAGACTTTATGGCGCACGCTCCAAGAAAAACAAACAACTTTTAGAACAAATGCAAGCAGTGGTAGAAAACAATGTTACAACTGACCCACAAGATTGA
- a CDS encoding DUF1804 family protein has protein sequence MKKALHNLVGTRNNILLAENIRTLYLQGKSYEYICQTLNITKNTINSHRKRALKEGDDWDALLLIHKRNKQHIGMSEAYFVNALIAGFEAQILHNEQLSLPELAKYTKLYFQLKAPKNNDELRAKELAHANTQRVLRVIAKLAMDMQAEEVVEFLSAHADAIIKEVFKKD, from the coding sequence ATGAAAAAAGCATTGCATAATTTAGTGGGCACACGCAATAATATTTTATTAGCCGAGAATATCCGCACGCTCTACTTGCAGGGCAAGAGTTATGAATATATTTGTCAAACTCTCAATATCACCAAGAATACCATCAATTCGCACCGCAAAAGAGCCCTTAAAGAGGGGGATGACTGGGACGCGTTGCTGCTCATCCACAAGCGCAACAAACAACATATTGGCATGAGCGAAGCCTACTTTGTGAACGCTCTTATTGCCGGCTTTGAAGCCCAAATTTTGCACAATGAACAACTCAGCCTGCCAGAATTGGCCAAATACACCAAGTTATATTTCCAACTCAAAGCCCCAAAAAATAATGACGAATTGCGCGCCAAAGAGCTAGCCCATGCCAACACCCAAAGAGTTCTGCGCGTCATCGCCAAGCTTGCTATGGACATGCAAGCAGAGGAAGTGGTGGAGTTTTTAAGCGCGCATGCAGATGCGATCATCAAAGAGGTGTTTAAAAAGGATTGA
- a CDS encoding holin, with the protein MNKQDFLILGVEFRVILPYVLVLFVGFCVGWLFVLKSIKDEALSGLGDRLRYIIWGVGSSMLTTWVSFEVIGYYFHLPLGLATAISGGVGYMGAEVVGEMGLKMIRKKLGLHKEEEGKNAKP; encoded by the coding sequence TTGAATAAGCAAGACTTTTTGATTTTGGGGGTGGAGTTTCGTGTGATTTTGCCCTATGTCTTAGTGCTCTTTGTAGGCTTTTGTGTGGGCTGGTTGTTTGTGCTCAAGTCTATCAAAGATGAGGCCTTGAGCGGACTAGGAGATAGGCTGCGCTACATCATTTGGGGGGTGGGCTCTTCTATGCTGACCACTTGGGTGAGTTTTGAGGTGATTGGCTACTATTTTCATCTACCTTTGGGCCTAGCTACGGCTATTAGTGGGGGTGTGGGCTATATGGGAGCGGAAGTGGTAGGGGAGATGGGCCTAAAGATGATTCGCAAAAAGCTAGGACTGCACAAAGAAGAGGAGGGAAAAAATGCCAAGCCTTAA
- a CDS encoding N-acetylmuramoyl-L-alanine amidase translates to MAKTHQNIERIVIHCSDTPEGREHNAKDIERWHKERGFVRIGYHYVIKLDGSIEKGRADHEIGAHAKGYNTGSLGICYIGGRSKEGKAKDTRTPEQKQALKKLCAELAGKHPEADFCGHRDLDKGKECPCFDVKSFIKESGIV, encoded by the coding sequence ATGGCCAAAACACACCAAAACATTGAGCGTATTGTTATTCACTGTAGCGACACCCCAGAGGGGCGTGAACACAATGCTAAAGACATTGAGCGCTGGCATAAAGAGAGAGGCTTTGTGCGCATTGGCTACCACTATGTGATCAAGTTAGATGGTAGTATTGAAAAAGGGCGCGCTGATCATGAGATTGGCGCGCATGCCAAAGGCTATAACACGGGGAGTTTAGGCATTTGCTACATTGGGGGGCGCAGCAAGGAGGGCAAAGCTAAAGACACGCGCACGCCTGAGCAAAAGCAGGCCCTAAAAAAGCTCTGCGCAGAGTTGGCTGGCAAGCACCCTGAGGCGGATTTTTGCGGGCATAGGGATTTAGACAAGGGCAAAGAGTGCCCCTGCTTTGATGTCAAAAGCTTCATTAAAGAGAGCGGGATTGTCTGA